Proteins encoded together in one Benincasa hispida cultivar B227 chromosome 1, ASM972705v1, whole genome shotgun sequence window:
- the LOC120068547 gene encoding uncharacterized Rho GTPase-activating protein At5g61530, with product MPSVNSSQWQEKASGFFSSSGVKLKEAGQSAGTFVEGVAKDAKGNAADVAERVGSLFKSRWALLQQPATRHAVQERLISAAATTGTFFRKGVSETKDKVVVGKVKVEEVAKKTAQKSKTILTDIERWQKGVASTDVFGVSIEVTVQRQQSSRVIPHILVRCADYLVLSGLNSPCLFKSDGDKRVLQQLVSMYNQDPNAPLPEGTNPVDVAALAKCYLASLPEPLVTFELYNEIRGARTSINALRNVFKKLPNVNYMTLEFTTALLLRISQKALLNKMDARSLSMEMTPIIMWQNDKRPEFYREYWDYHSKSSSAKSLNNTPPTYSAWDMLSEESDDTDASSHIPLDDAIPVDFSAVEVIQCLIEHHNEIFTDANETIWR from the exons ATGCCTTCTGTTAACTCTTCTCAGTGGCAGGAGAAGGCTAgtggttttttttcttcatcaG GAGTAAAGCTGAAAGAAGCTGGACAATCAGCTGGAACTTTTGTTGAGGGAGTTGCAAAGGATGCAAAAGGAAATGCTGCTGATGTGGCTGAACGGGTTGGTTCTTTGTTCAAGAGTCGTTGGGCACTCCTCCAGCAGCCAGCTACAAGACATGCTGTGCAAGAACGTCTAATATCTGCTGCTGCTACTACTGGcacattcttcagaaaaggcgTGTCAGAGACGAAGGACAAAGTCGTCGTGGGGAAAGTTAAAGTTGAAGAG GTTGCAAAAAAGACTGCACAAAAGAGCAAGACAATTTTGACAGATATTGAACGATGGCAGAAG GGGGTAGCCAGTACTGATG TGTTTGGAGTTTCAATTGAGGTAACTGTACAAAGACAACAGTCAAGCAGGGTCATTCCACATATTTTGGTTAGGTGTGCCGATTATCTCGTCTTGTCAG GGTTAAACTCACCATGCTTGTTCAAATCTGACGGAGATAAAAGGGTTCTTCAGCAGTTGGTGTCAATGTATAATCAAG ATCCCAATGCCCCCTTACCTGAGGGTACAAATCCAGTTGATGTAGCAGCTCTAGCTAAATGTTACCTGGCCAGTCTTCCTGAGCCACTGGTCACGTTTGAGCTTTATAATGAGATCAGGGGTGCTCGTACAAGCATAAATGCCCTACGAAACGTTTTTAAGAAACTTCCAAACGTGAACTACATGACCTTGGAGTTTACTACTGCCCTACTTCTCCGCATTAGCCAAAAAGCACTGCTGAATAAG ATGGATGCTCGTAGCCTTTCTATGGAGATGACTCCTATAATAATGTGGCAAAACGACAAGCGGCCAGAGTTTTATCGGGAATATTGGGATTATCATTCTAAAAGCTCTTCTGCAAAGTCCTTAAATAATACACCACCTACTTACAGTGCATGGGACATGCTTTCAG AAGAGAGTGATGATACAGATGCTTCCTCTCACATTCCTTTGGATGATGCCATACCAGTTGACTTCAGTGCCGTCGAGGTCATTCAGTGCCTCATAGAACATCATAATGAAATTTTTACTGATGCTAATGAAACAATTTGGAGATAA
- the LOC120068575 gene encoding probable transcription factor MYB58 has protein sequence MERQRGIVMKKGPWTAEEDEILINYVNKFGPRDWSSLRSKGLLPRTGKSCRLRWVNRLQPNLKTGCKFTADEERVVIELQAQFGNKWAKIATYLEGRTDNDVKNFWSTRRKRLERILQTPPQKSQKNKRSLEPQRLHEFPALEVNKTVFYSMEHNCFLKLIVTNLQLNPVDVQPWSVMKIGLSLLVMFGSMDDVFAGS, from the exons ATGGAAAGACAAAGAGGAATTGTCATGAAGAAAGGGCCATGGACGgctgaagaagatgagattctGATTAACTATGTCAATAAGTTCGGTCCAAGAGACTGGAGCTCCCTTCGATCCAAAGGACTTCTTCCCAGGACCGGAAAATCGTGCCGCCTCCGTTGGGTTAATAGACTTCAACCTAATTTGAAGAC AGGATGCAAGTTTACAGCAGATGAAGAGAGGGTAGTGATTGAATTACAGGCACAATTCGGGAACAAATGGGCGAAAATTGCAACGTATTTGGAGGGAAGGACAGATAATGATGTGAAGAATTTCTGGAGTACAAGAAGGAAGAGATTGGAAAGGATTTTGCAAACCCCACCACAGAAATCTCAGAAAAACAAACGGAGTTTGGAACCTCAAAGACTCCATGAATTTCCTGCTTTAGAGGTAAATAAAACAGTTTTCTATTCAATGGAACATAATTGCTTTCTTAAGTTAATAGTTACCAATTTACAACTCAATCCTGTAGATGTCCAACCTTGGTCTGTAATGAAGATTGGACTGTCACTTTTGGTAATGTTTGGTAGTATGGATGATGTATTTGCAGGTTCCTAG
- the LOC120087512 gene encoding probable isoaspartyl peptidase/L-asparaginase 3 isoform X1, whose protein sequence is MELFALDSDNRLRASALLLLLFFQMTGRVAGESGLYPLVVSTWPFLEAVERAWSAVNNGYSAVDSVVEGCSACEELRCDGTVGPGGSPDENGETTIDAMVMDGVTMEVGAVAAMRYIKDGIKAARLVMRHTKHTLLVGEKASAFSISMGLPGPTDLSSPESIEKWNKWKENNCQPNFWKNVVPVNSCGPYHSNGLLLVAETTCPGDDPRRAVELRSNHFGLHSHDTISMAVIDKFGYIAVGTSTNGATFKIPGRVGDGPIAGSSAYADSDIGACGATGDGDIMMRFLPCYQVVESMRLGMKPKDAAKDAISRIARKFPDFVGAIFAVNKNGTHAGACHGWTFQYSVRSPEMYRTEIFTVHP, encoded by the exons ATGGAACTTTTTGCCCTTGATTCCGATAATCGGCTTCGAGCTTCCGCCTTGCTACTTCTATTGTTCTTCCAG ATGACTGGACGTGTAGCTGGAGAGTCAGGCTTGTACCCTTTGGTCGTAAGCACATGGCCCTTTTTGGAAGCTGTTGAAAGGGCATGGAGTGCTGTTAATAATGGCTATTCAGCAGTTGATTCTGTTGTAGAAGGATGTTCTGCTTGTGAAGAACTGAGATGTGATGGTACAG TTGGACCGGGTGGAAGTCCGGATGAAAATGGAGAAACAACAATCGATGCCATGGTTATGGATGGG GTGACGATGGAAGTTGGAGCTGTAGCCGCCATGAGGTATATTAAGGATGGTATAAAAGCTGCAAGATTAGTGATGAGACATACCAAACACACTTTACTTGTTGGAGAGAAGGCATCTGCTTTCTCCATTTCAATGGGTCTTCCCGGACCCACAGATCTTAGCTCGCCGGAGTCGATAGAAAAGTGGAATAAATGGAAAGAGAACAATTGCCAAcctaatttttggaaaaatgttGTGCCTGTCAATAGCTGTGGCCCTTACCACTCTAATGGCCTTCTGCTAGTTGCTGAAACGACATGTCCAGGAGATGATCCAAGGAGAGCTGTTGAATTAAGGTCAAATCATTTTGGTCTTCACAGTCACGATACCATATCGATGGCAGTAATCGATAAG TTTGGGTACATTGCTGTTGGAACATCCACCAATGGAGCCACCTTCAAGATACCAGGCAG GGTGGGTGATGGTCCTATAGCAGGATCTTCAGCATATGCCGATAGTGATATCGGTGCATGTGGAGCAACCGGGGATGGTGACATCATGATGCGTTTCCTCCCATG CTATCAAGTTGTTGAGAGTATGCGACTGGGGATGAAGCCAAAGGACGCTGCTAAAGATGCAATATCAAGGATTGCAAGGAAATTCCCCGACTTTGTTGGAGCTATATTTGCTGTAAACAAAAATGGTACTCATGCCGGTGCTTGCCATGGATGGACATTCCAATACTCAGTTCGAAGCCCAGAAATGTATCGCACCGAGATTTTCACCGTACATCCCTGA
- the LOC120087512 gene encoding probable isoaspartyl peptidase/L-asparaginase 3 isoform X2, whose translation MVMDGVTMEVGAVAAMRYIKDGIKAARLVMRHTKHTLLVGEKASAFSISMGLPGPTDLSSPESIEKWNKWKENNCQPNFWKNVVPVNSCGPYHSNGLLLVAETTCPGDDPRRAVELRSNHFGLHSHDTISMAVIDKFGYIAVGTSTNGATFKIPGRVGDGPIAGSSAYADSDIGACGATGDGDIMMRFLPCYQVVESMRLGMKPKDAAKDAISRIARKFPDFVGAIFAVNKNGTHAGACHGWTFQYSVRSPEMYRTEIFTVHP comes from the exons ATGGTTATGGATGGG GTGACGATGGAAGTTGGAGCTGTAGCCGCCATGAGGTATATTAAGGATGGTATAAAAGCTGCAAGATTAGTGATGAGACATACCAAACACACTTTACTTGTTGGAGAGAAGGCATCTGCTTTCTCCATTTCAATGGGTCTTCCCGGACCCACAGATCTTAGCTCGCCGGAGTCGATAGAAAAGTGGAATAAATGGAAAGAGAACAATTGCCAAcctaatttttggaaaaatgttGTGCCTGTCAATAGCTGTGGCCCTTACCACTCTAATGGCCTTCTGCTAGTTGCTGAAACGACATGTCCAGGAGATGATCCAAGGAGAGCTGTTGAATTAAGGTCAAATCATTTTGGTCTTCACAGTCACGATACCATATCGATGGCAGTAATCGATAAG TTTGGGTACATTGCTGTTGGAACATCCACCAATGGAGCCACCTTCAAGATACCAGGCAG GGTGGGTGATGGTCCTATAGCAGGATCTTCAGCATATGCCGATAGTGATATCGGTGCATGTGGAGCAACCGGGGATGGTGACATCATGATGCGTTTCCTCCCATG CTATCAAGTTGTTGAGAGTATGCGACTGGGGATGAAGCCAAAGGACGCTGCTAAAGATGCAATATCAAGGATTGCAAGGAAATTCCCCGACTTTGTTGGAGCTATATTTGCTGTAAACAAAAATGGTACTCATGCCGGTGCTTGCCATGGATGGACATTCCAATACTCAGTTCGAAGCCCAGAAATGTATCGCACCGAGATTTTCACCGTACATCCCTGA
- the LOC120087512 gene encoding probable isoaspartyl peptidase/L-asparaginase 3 isoform X3, which translates to MEVGAVAAMRYIKDGIKAARLVMRHTKHTLLVGEKASAFSISMGLPGPTDLSSPESIEKWNKWKENNCQPNFWKNVVPVNSCGPYHSNGLLLVAETTCPGDDPRRAVELRSNHFGLHSHDTISMAVIDKFGYIAVGTSTNGATFKIPGRVGDGPIAGSSAYADSDIGACGATGDGDIMMRFLPCYQVVESMRLGMKPKDAAKDAISRIARKFPDFVGAIFAVNKNGTHAGACHGWTFQYSVRSPEMYRTEIFTVHP; encoded by the exons ATGGAAGTTGGAGCTGTAGCCGCCATGAGGTATATTAAGGATGGTATAAAAGCTGCAAGATTAGTGATGAGACATACCAAACACACTTTACTTGTTGGAGAGAAGGCATCTGCTTTCTCCATTTCAATGGGTCTTCCCGGACCCACAGATCTTAGCTCGCCGGAGTCGATAGAAAAGTGGAATAAATGGAAAGAGAACAATTGCCAAcctaatttttggaaaaatgttGTGCCTGTCAATAGCTGTGGCCCTTACCACTCTAATGGCCTTCTGCTAGTTGCTGAAACGACATGTCCAGGAGATGATCCAAGGAGAGCTGTTGAATTAAGGTCAAATCATTTTGGTCTTCACAGTCACGATACCATATCGATGGCAGTAATCGATAAG TTTGGGTACATTGCTGTTGGAACATCCACCAATGGAGCCACCTTCAAGATACCAGGCAG GGTGGGTGATGGTCCTATAGCAGGATCTTCAGCATATGCCGATAGTGATATCGGTGCATGTGGAGCAACCGGGGATGGTGACATCATGATGCGTTTCCTCCCATG CTATCAAGTTGTTGAGAGTATGCGACTGGGGATGAAGCCAAAGGACGCTGCTAAAGATGCAATATCAAGGATTGCAAGGAAATTCCCCGACTTTGTTGGAGCTATATTTGCTGTAAACAAAAATGGTACTCATGCCGGTGCTTGCCATGGATGGACATTCCAATACTCAGTTCGAAGCCCAGAAATGTATCGCACCGAGATTTTCACCGTACATCCCTGA
- the LOC120078560 gene encoding uncharacterized protein LOC120078560 has translation MDRVHGDVRRSTTASVVPPSVSSSHRIELIMPDTSSSKTEDVEVGQEFNQISVHCQMYWGYIQAIATVVGQLIKDKFTRIGCIYKPCHIVEDMRRDYDMNISYKAWCAREAAYDLTRVIPEYSYSILYAYGDALKIKNLGIVFEIKLEDEMHFKYMFMALGPYIRGFASCWPCIIVDGSHLKGKYKGAMLVVVSMDGNNQLYPLAYAIVDNETDQSWKWFMSNLKCSIGEPDNLVFVSDRIVSIDNAIRAFFSTTFHGLCTWHIEQNLVTNFKDSTVVGIFRDAARTFHMKEFQKKWDELRSFRDGVVTKYLEDIGLQRGMLQSWFYEWRNYWASRMTLHSDYCKTRLTSEANKGRRYRVEHIDCYRVHVRDNRLDGIVNLHTKKCAYKEFDSLGILCSHAIVAAKERNILIHSLCSQFYTVDSLMTAYAEPINPLGHISEWKRPSGYVEKIFLPPKFVPQAGRRRVRRIPSKGEFCRQMKCGWCGNYGHNHQNCTELLTTVRRVENARDRDTNTSHLV, from the exons atggatcgtgTTCATGGAGATGTGCGTCGTTCTACAACAGCTTCAGTGGTTCCACCATCtgtgtcttcaagtcataggATAGAGTTGATTATGCCTGACACCTCTTCATCTAAGACAGAGgacgttgaagttg gtcAGGAATTCAACCAAATCTCTGTTCACTGTCAAATGTATTGGGGATACAt ACAAGCAATTGCTACGGTTGTTGGTCAGCTCATTAAAGATAAGTTCACGAGAATAGGAtgtatttataaaccttgtcatatcgttgaggatatgagaagaGATTATGacatgaacataagttataaaGCGTGGTGTGCAAGGGAAGCCGCGTATGATCTCACTAGAGTTATTCCAGAATACTCATACTCCATACTATATGCTTATGGAGATGcgttaaaaataaagaatctGGGTATAGTCTTTGAGATCAAACTTGAAGATGAGatgcatttcaagtatatgtttatggcattagggcCTTATATTAGAGGTTTCGCAAGTTGTTGGCCTTGTATTATTGTTGATGGGTCgcacttgaaaggaaaatacaaaggcGCCATGTTGGTTGTGGTTTCTATGGATGGGAACAATCAATTATATCCACTAGCATATgcaatagtggacaatgaaactgatcaatcatggaaatggtttatgtcAAACTTGAAATGCAGTATCGGAGAACCCGATAATCTGGTATTTGTGTCTGATCGGATAGTATCTATCGACAATGCTATTCGTGCATTTTTTTCCACgacatttcatggattgtgcacatgGCATATAGAACAAAATCTAgttacaaactttaaggatagCACGGTTGTTGGGATATTTAGAGATGCAGCAAGGACATTTCACATGAAAGAGTTCCAGAAAAAATGGGACGAACTCCGTAGTTTTCGAGACGGTGTTGTCACGAAATATTTGGAAGAcatcggtcttcaaag aggaatgcTCCAATCGTGGTTCTACGAATGGAGGAATTACTGGGCATCTCGAATGACATTGCACTCTGACTATTGTAAAACCCGATTGACAAGTGAGGCCAATAAGGGCAGACGATATCGGGTAGAGCATATTGATTGTTATCGAGTACACGTGCGAGATAATCGATTGGACGGTATTGTCAATCTTCACACGAAGAAATGCGCGTATAAGGAATTCGACTCACTTGGTATCCTGTGTTCGCATGCAATAGTTGCTGCCAAGGAACGAAATATACTTATCCACAGTCTTTGCAGTCAATTTTATACAGTGGACTCTCTAATGACTGCGTATGCGGAGCCTATAAATCCACTTGGccacatatctgaatggaagaGACCTTCTGGATATGTAGAAAAGATTTTCCTTCCTCCGAAGTTTGTGCCACAAGCCGGACGACGgagagtgagaagaataccATCCAAAGGAGAATTTTGCAGACAAATGAAATGTGGTTGGTGTGGGAATTATGGGCATAACCACCAAAATTGTACAGAACTACTTACAACTGTGCGACGTGTTGAAAATGCCAGAGACCGTGACACAAACACCTCTCATCTAGTTTAG
- the LOC120081585 gene encoding derlin-1.1-like — translation MSTPLEYYRSLPPVSKLYGVSCLMTTAAYYLQLYDDENIALFYSLVIKKFQVWRLITNFFFLGPFSFQFAFRLIIIAKYGVSLERGPFDKRTADYVWMLFFGALSLLVMAAVPYCWTPFMGSSLVFMIVYIWGREFPNARINIYGVVSLKGFYLPWAMLALDLIFGDPLKPDILGMVAGHLYYFLTVLHPLAGGKFILKTPFWIHKLVAYWGEGIQFNSPVQRDPSAGTAFRGRSYRLNATRTSTRERTQTQRRSSPSPPPQRGSNQDEGAAFRGRSYRLGS, via the exons ATGTCTACTCCTTTAGA GTATTATCGCTCACTCCCACCTGTGAGCAAACTGTATGGAGTGAGCTGTTTGATGACCACTGCTGCTTACTATCTTCAGCTTTATGACGACGAGAACATAGCTCTGTTCTACAGTCTtgtaattaaaaagtttcaG GTTTGGAGGCTCATTACCAACTTCTTCTTCCTCGGCCCGTTTTCGTTTCAATTTGCTTTTCGTCTGATAATCAT AGCAAAATATGGTGTATCATTGGAGAGAGGACCCTTTGATAAAAGAACTGCTGACTATGTGTGGATGTTGTTTTTTGGAGCTCTTTCACTTCTG GTGATGGCTGCCGTTCCATATTGTTGGACTCCATTCATGGGAAGTTCCTTGGTTTTCATGATTGTCTACATCTGGGGCCGCGAGTTCCCAAATGCACGAATCAACATCTATGGTGTCGTTTCGTTGAAG GGATTCTATCTTCCTTGGGCAATGCTGGCTCTAGATCTAATCTTTGGCGATCCCTTGAAGCCAGACATTTTGGGAATGGTGGCAGGCCATCTTTATTACTTTTTGACTGTTCTACATCCTCTTGCCGGTGGGAAATTCATCCTCAAAACCCCTTTCTGGAT TCACAAGCTAGTAGCATACTGGGGTGAAGGGATTCAATTTAACTCTCCTGTACAACGTGACCCTTCTGCTGGTACTGCTTTTCGTGGAAGAAGCTACCGCCTCAATGCTACTCGAACGAGCACTCGGGAGCGAACACAAACACAAAGACGCTCTTCTCCCTCTCCACCACCACAGCGAGGCTCTAATCAGGATGAAGGAGCTGCTTTCCGTGGTCGAAGTTATCGTCTCGGTAGCTAA
- the LOC120073246 gene encoding putative kinase-like protein TMKL1 → MTQLLNLALGVVLVAVLVILFLIFLNRRGKGKDIDEYNDIERKQDRDKEEEEREELVCFQGGQDLTIVDILEAPGEVIGKANHGTLYKAYLQGSNTVRLLRFLRPVCTAGLEDFVSEIEFLGSIRHQNLVPLLGFYSGPRAEKLLIHPFYRRGNLAQFIRDGNGDSHRWGVINKISVGIAKGLDHLHTGLQKPTIHGNLQSKNVLLDRNYEPYVSDFGLHLLLNSPSAQEILEASAANGYKAPELIKMKDATEETDIYSYGVILLELLSGKEPFNEKPTVPDEDFYLPNFMRNAVLGHRIADLFHPEILLYSSIDGNHVTEEKILKFFQLAMACCSPSPALRPSMKQVLRKLNEIGT, encoded by the exons ATGACCCAGTTGCTGAATCTAGCTCTTGGAGTGGTTTTAGTTGCAGTTTTGGTGATTCTCTTTCTCATCTTCTTGAACAGAAGGGGAAAAGGGAAGGATATTGATGAATACAATGACATAGAGAGAAAACAGGATAGGGAtaaagaggaggaagaaagagaagaattGGTGTGTTTTCAAGGTGGACAGGACCTTaccattgtagatatattggAAGCTCCTGGGGAAGTGATTGGGAAAGCCAACCATGGAACTTTGTATAAGGCTTATTTGCAAGGAAGCAACACAGTAAGGCTGCTGAGGTTTCTGAGGCCAGTTTGTACTGCTGGACTTGAAGATTTTGTCAGTGAAATTGAGTTTTTGGGTTCTATAAGACACCAAAATTTGGTGCCTCTTTTGGGATTCTATTCAGGTCCAAGAGCAGAGAAGCTTCTCATTCATCCATTTTACAGGAGAGGAAATCTAGCTCAGTTCATTAGAG ATGGGAATGGCGACTCGCACAGATGGGGAGTTATAAATAAGATATCGGTTGGTATTGCGAAAGGGTTGGATCATCTTCATACTGGCTTGCAAAAGCCAACAATCCATGGGAACCTTCAATCCAAAAATGTTCTTTTGGATAGGAATTATGAACCGTATGTCTCCGATTTTGGCCTTCATCTACTGTTGAATTCCCCATCTGCCCAAGAGATACTTGAAGCCTCAGCAGCCAATGGATACAAAGCTCCTGAGCTGATCAAGATGAAGGATGCAACTGAGGAGACTGACATTTATAGCTATGGAGTGATATTACTCGAGTTACTTTCGGGGAAGGAACCGTTCAACGAAAAGCCAACTGTTCCTGATGAGGATTTTTACTTGCCTAACTTTATGAGAAATGCTGTTCTTGGACACAGAATTGCAGATTTATTCCATCCAGAAATACTTCTATACAGCAGCATTGATGGAAATCATGTTACTGAAGAAAAGATTCTCAAATTCTTTCAGCTTGCTATGGCTTGTTGTTCTCCTTCTCCTGCTCTTAGACCTAGTATGAAGCAAGTACTACGGAAGCTCAACGAAATCGGAACGTAG